The following are encoded together in the Syngnathus scovelli strain Florida chromosome 12, RoL_Ssco_1.2, whole genome shotgun sequence genome:
- the nid1a gene encoding nidogen-1, which translates to MAWLEQAWLVCASFLAMVASAQSLTRGDFFPFGPSAGDQQLDAGDDLTHRLELEKPVLFYDGTFNSIFINTNGFIATAQPKTESSYLGKMPASFGMIAALHGDLDTSDAEGNVFFREDSSPDVLRRAAEHINRAFPEDQEVSPTHVVVITWIDVAQKETESTGEKKRNTFQLAIASVGPSSYALMLYPRDGIQYTNTPVGETSVILHAGFSKGLVQGFLFSSQGPYYRTTNDEDASISALAEQTNSGLRGVWVYEIGTSPYFTNVAPGEVSELPTEATLSRSTVDIEEAPDSRGVVYTNGQQEVYPPVEPDEGQIQVEPVQYQPYRPDNSEVLVVEDTDINVDVFAYNLGTCSNNRQKCSQFADCKDHSSGYCCHCRPGFYGNGIQCVAEGKPQRMNGKVHGQVYVGNSPTPERFNSNDLHSYVVVNDGRSYVAISDIPQSLGPSLMPLSALGGVIGWAFALEQPGFKNGFSIIGGVFTRQAEVTFLPGNEKLTIRQEFKGIDEHDHLAVSTTLEGRVPEVPRDSTVQVESYSEIYQYSSNLITSSSTRKYVVNLPDGTKDETRTYQWRQTISFQGCQHDESMRDLRPTQMLNVDQVFVMYDPKNELIRFAMSNKIGNINGGKPEENPCFTGRHGCDTNAVCRPEEGTKFTCQCASGFTGDGRTCYDTDECRENSEICGSHAICNNQPGTFRCECLDGYQFASDGQTCVAVNGPTDACEEGTHTCDIPERAQCSYTGGSSYICSCLPGFTGDGRVCQDIDECQPGRCHQDAVCYNTQGSFTCQCRPGYYGDGFYCSPERTKTQCESHRDSLLGVTEFGPRGPRPPVGQYIPTCDENGNYESMQCHGSTGHCWCVDRNGQEIPGTRSGPGGRPMCIDHGGVRPPIGPTPRPDIYPLPPGTHLLYAQSGRIEHVPLEGYDMKKEDAKTVLHLPEKVVIGVAYDCVDKMIYWTEITSPSISKASIQGGEPVTIIRSDLQSPEGIAIDHLGRNMFWTDSVTDRIEVASLDGSQRRVIVDSGLVNPRAIIVDPPNGNLYWADWNRDAPKIETSYMDGANRRVLIKDDLGLPNGLTYDAQSSLLCWVDAGTHKVECTNPGRGDRRQILEGLQYPFGVTSFGKNIYYTDWRRDAVVTVDRYTGRESDEFQPQKRSKLYGITTAYAQCPSGQNYCAVNNGGCTHLCLATPNGRSCKCPDNAVGVGCVERNGEY; encoded by the exons ATGGCTTGGCTGGAGCAAGCGTGGCTCGTCTGCGCCTCTTTCCTCGCAATGGTGGCGTCGGCACAGAGCTTAACGCGAGGAGACTTTTTCCCGTTCGGTCCGAGCGCTGGAGATCAACAGTTGGACGCGGGCGATGACCTCACGCACAGACTTGAACTGGAAAAGCCTGTTCTCTTTTATGATGGCACTTTTAACAGCATCTTT ATCAACACGAACGGCTTTATCGCCACCGCACAGCCCAAAACCGAGTCGTCCTACCTTGGCAAAATGCCCGCTTCTTTCGGAATGATCGCCGCTCTGCACGGAGATCTTGACACAAGCGATGCAGAGGGGAACGTTTTCTTCCGTGAAGACAGCAGCCCGGATGTGCTGCGTCGGGCTGCGGAGCACATCAACCGAGCCTTCCCAGAAGACCAAGAAGTCAGTCCAACCCACGTGGTGGTCATCACCTGGATAGACGTCGCCCAAAAGGAGACTGAAAGCACCGGCGAGAAGAAA AGAAACACCTTTCAACTGGCCATTGCATCAGTGGGACCTTCTTCATATGCTCTAATGCTATATCCCAGAGATGGGATACAGTATACAAATACTCCCGTAGGGGAGACTAGCGTCATCCTGCACGCTGGCTTCAGTAAAGGCCTGGTTCAAGGTTTCCTGTTTTCCAGTCAGGGCCCATACTACCGCACCACCAATGACGAAGACGCATCCATCAGTGCTTTAGCCGA GCAGACCAACTCAGGACTCAGGGGGGTTTGGGTTTAtgagattggaacgtcgccttatTTTACTAATGTGGCTCCAGGAGAGGTGAGCGAGCTGCCCACTGAGGCAACATTGTCCCGTTCCACCGTCGACATAGAAGAAGCCCCTGATTCCAGGGGCGTTGTGTATACGAATGGACAGCAAGAGGTTTACCCTCCTGTTGAACCAGATGAGGGACAGATCCAGGTAGAACCCGTTCAATACCAGCCCTACCGACCTGACAATTCAGAAGTGCTGGTGGTGGAAGACACGGATATAAATGTCGATG TGTTTGCGTACAACCTTGGCACATGCTCAAATAACAGACAAAAGTGTTCCCAATTTGCTGACTGCAAGGACCACTCCAGTGGATATTGCTGTCACTGCAGGCCTGGTTTCTATGGCAATGGGATACAGTGCGTGGCAGAGG GAAAACCTCAGCGGATGAACGGTAAAGTACACGGCCAGGTGTACGTGGGCAACTCTCCCACTCCGGAGCGCTTCAACAGCAACGATCTGCACTCCTACGTGGTGGTGAACGACGGACGCTCTTATGTGGCCATCAGTGACATCCCTCAGAGCCTCGGACCCTCGCTGATGCCCCTGTCAGCGCTGGGCGGTGTGATTGGCTGGGCTTTTGCTCTTGAGCAGCCTGGCTTCAAGAACGGCTTCAGCATTATCG GAGGAGTTTTCACTCGGCAGGCTGAGGTCACCTTTCTACCCGGGAATGAAAAGCTGACGATCAGGCAGGAGTTTAAAGGAATCGATGAACACGACCACCTTGCGGTGAGCACAACCCTGGAGGGTCGAGTTCCTGAGGTGCCTCGCGACTCCACCGTTCAGGTGGAGTCCTACTCTGAGATCTACCAGTACAGCAGCAACT TAATCACTTCATCCTCCACGCGGAAGTACGTGGTCAACTTGCCCGACGGAACCAAGGACGAGACGAGGACGTATCAGTGGCGTCAGACCATTTCCTTCCAAGGTTGTCAGCATGATGAGTCCATGAGAGACTTGCGGCCCACGCAGATGCTCAACGTGGACCAGGTCTTTGTCATGTACGACCCCAAAAATGAACTCATTCGCTTCGCCATGAGCAACAAAATCGGAAACATCAACG GAGGAAAACCAGAAGAAAATCCATGTTTCACCGGAAGACACGGCTGCGACACCAATGCGGTTTGTCGACCTGAAGAGGGGACCAAGTTCACATGTCAGTGCGCCTCTGGCTTCACTGGTGACGGACGCACGTGTTACG ACACTGATGAGTGCAGAGAGAATTCTGAGATTTGTGGCTCACATGCTATTTGCAACAACCAGCCTGGCACCTTCCGCTGTGAATGTCTCGATGGATATCAGTTTGCCAGCGACGGGCAGACATGTGTTG CTGTGAATGGACCCACGGACGCGTGTGAAGAAGGTACTCATACCTGTGACATTCCTGAGCGTGCTCAATGCAGCTACACTGGAGGTTCCTCCTACATCTGCTCCTGCCTGCCCGGGTTCACAGGAGATGGAAGAGTCTGCCAAG ACATAGACGAATGCCAGCCGGGCAGGTGCCACCAGGACGCCGTGTGCTACAACACCCAGGGTTCCTTCACCTGCCAGTGTAGGCCCGGTTACTACGGCGATGGCTTTTATTGCTCCCCAG AGCGGACAAAAACTCAATGTGAGAGCCACAGAGACAGTCTTCTGGGTGTGACTGAGTTTGGCCCCCGTGGTCCACGACCTCCTGTTGGGCAGTACATCCCCACGTGTGATGAGAACGGAAACTATGAATCCATGCAGTGCCATGGCAGCACAGGACACTGCTGGTGTGTGGACCGCAACGGACAGGAGATCCCAGGGACACGCTCAGGTCCTGGTGGTCGACCCATGT GTATTGACCATGGTGGGGTGAGACCACCCATTGGCCCCACCCCTCGACCTGACATCTACCCCCTGCCGCCTGGCACACATCTGCTGTACGCACAGAGCGGCAGGATTGAGCACGTCCCCCTTGAAGGTTACGATATGAAGAAAGAAGACGCCAAGACTGTCCTCCATCTACCT GAGAAAGTAGTTATTGGAGTGGCCTACGACTGCGTGGACAAGATGATCTACTGGACAGAGATCACGTCTCCATCAATCAGCAAGGCCAGCATTCAGGGGGGAGAGCCTGTGACGATCATTAGATCAG aTCTGCAGAGTCCAGAAGGGATTGCAATCGACCACCTGGGACGAAATATGTTCTGGACTGATTCTGTGACGGACCGCATCGAGGTGGCCTCGCTTGACGGCTCCCAACGTCGTGTCATTGTAGACTCCGGTCTCGTCAACCCCCGTGCTATTATCGTGGACCCACCCAATGG TAATCTGTACTGGGCCGATTGGAACCGAGACGCTCCCAAGATTGAAACCTCTTACATGGACGGCGCCAACAGACGAGTGCTTATTAAAGATGATCTGGGCCTGCCGAACGGCTTGACCTACGACGCCCAGAGTTCTCTGCTGTGTTGGGTGGATGCAG GCACACATAAAGTGGAGTGCACCAACCCAGGCCGAGGAGACCGTAGACAGATCTTGGAGGGCCTTCAGTACCCTTTTGGAGTCACTTCCTTTGGGAAGAACATCTACTACACAGATTGGCGAAG GGACGCTGTGGTCACAGTGGACCGCTATACGGGCAGGGAGTCTGACGAGTTCCAGCCTCAGAAACGCTCCAAGCTATATGGGATCACCACAGCCTACGCCCAATGTCCTTCAG GACAAAACTACTGTGCGGTGAACAACGGCGGCTGTACACACCTCTGCTTAGCAACACCCAATGGTCGCTCCTGCAAGTGTCCCGACAATGCAGTTGGCGTGGGCTGCGTCGAGAGAAACGGCGAGTATTGA
- the gpr137ba gene encoding G protein-coupled receptor 137Ba yields MEAPVEETRESFPLPTLTPAVPPYVTLGLTVVYSAFYSLLFIFIYVQLWLVLRYRHKRFSYQTVFLFLCLLWSALRTVLFSFYFKNFVTANTLGPFPFWLLYCFPVCLQFFTLSLMNLYFAQVVFKAKSKYAPELLRYRLPLYLVFLFMSVLFLAVNLVCAMLVRTSSADARTVVLVRVAINDTLFVLCAVSLSLCLYKIAKMSLANIYLESKGTSVCQVSAIGAIVILLYTSRACYNLVVLGLSNKSINSFDYDWYNVSDQADLQSTLGDTGYVVFGVILFIWELLPTSLVVFFFRVRQPNLDRTGSGIPSHVFSSRAYFFDNPRRYDSDDDLAWSVMPQNIQASLVADSYEWGSQSNSISAYVGGDDIYHLPPPPEELNHY; encoded by the exons ATGGAGGCCCCGGTGGAGGAGACTCGGGAGTCGTTCCCCCTGCCCACTCTCACGCCGGCCGTGCCCCCTTACGTGACCCTGGGTCTGACGGTGGTCTACAGCGCCTTCTACTCACTGCTCTTCATCTTCATCTACGTCCAACTGTGGTTGGTGCTGCGCTACCGGCACAAGCGCTTCAGCTACCAGACcgtgttcctgttcctgtgcCTGCTGTGGTCGGCCCTGCGCACGGTGCTCTTCTCCTTCTACTTCAAGAACTTTGTGACGGCCAACACTTTGGGGCCTTTTCCCTTCTGGCTGCTGTACTGCTTCCCCGTGTGCCTGCAGTTCTTCACACTGAGCCTCATGAACCTCTACTTTGCACAG GTCGTGTTCAAGGCCAAGTCCAAATATGCACCAGAGCTCCTGAGATACAG GCTGCCACTGTACCTTGTCTTCCTGTTCATGAGCGTGCTGTTTTTGGCCGTCAACTTGGTGTGCGCCATGCTAGTGAGGACATCGTCTGCGGACGCCCGCACTGTGGTGCTGGTGAGGGTTGCCATCAACGACACCCTCTTCGTCTTGTGCGCCGTCTCGCTCTCGCTGTGTCTCTACAAGATTGCCAAAATGTCCTTGGCTAACATTTATCTGGAATCCAAG ggaacGTCGGTGTGCCAGGTGAGTGCCATAGGAGCCATTGTTATCCTCCTGTACACGTCCAGGGCCTGCTACAACCTGGTGGTCCTGGGACTGTCCAATAAGAGCATCAACTCCTTTGACTATGACTGGTACAACGTTTCTGACCAG GCAGATCTACAGTCCACTCTAGGCGACACAGGCTACGTGGTCTTTGGGGTGATCTTGTTCATATGGGAGCTGCTCCCCACTTCTCTTGTTGTTTTCTTCTTCAGAGTCCGCCAGCCCAACCTGGACAGG ACCGGCTCTGGGATTCCAAGTCACGTCTTCTCGTCCAGGGCTTATTTCTTCGACAACCCTCGACGTTACGACAGTGATGATGACCTCGCATGGAGCGTCATGCCTCAGAACATCCAAGCCAG TTTGGTTGCCGACAGTTACGAGTGGGGGAGCCAGAGTAACAGCATCAGCGCGTACGTCGGAGGGGACGACATTTACCACCTGCCGCCTCCTCCAGAGGAGCTCAACCATTACTGA